One segment of Drosophila mauritiana strain mau12 chromosome 3R, ASM438214v1, whole genome shotgun sequence DNA contains the following:
- the LOC117142297 gene encoding beta-glucuronidase, with product MRRHWMPVIFLLLGSLQVLLAYPEDDFLVNANRKELTDSPLFEYGDVRKPTPTKGLLYPRDSETREVRSLDGMWQLVRSDPFDPLQGIREKWFMDALRKTGREIISMPVPASYNDITTDNLRDHVGTVWYERTFFVPRSWKTTQRTWLRFSSVHYAAVVWINGRNATSHSIGHLPFESEISGLLSFGGNNRITVMCDNRLSNRTIPQGSVYEVATDDGSVPVQSYTFDFFNYAGIHRSVHLYTTPLLHISDLEVTTQLTNEGLGRIDYRVWLEASKEGLQIQPTHLRVQLRDKVGHVAAQQINKAVYHGTLLVPNATPWWPYLMHSDPGYLYNLQFELFVSSNEKELEALQDTYRLPVGIRSLSWDNDTLLLNGKPLYLRGFGRHEDSDIRGKGLDNALLARDFNLLKWTGANAYRTSHYPYSEESMQFADQHGIMIIDECPAVNIDIFEPQLLENHMSSLEQLIHRDRNHPSVIAWSVANEPRSNKKGALKYFESLVNYVRGIAHGRPLTAAINANSSSCHLAQFLDIVGFNRYNSWYQNSGRTDMIINLLTIEAQSWRDKFGKPVIQFEYGGDTMEGMHSLPAFIWSEEYQVELFSRHFKAFDELRGRGWFIGEFVWNFADFRTAQTITRVGGNKKGVFTRNRQPKEVAHILRRRYFALAKELDMFGLPEDLTVYISKHIHNEL from the exons ATGAGAAGGCATTGGATGCCCGTCATCTTCTTACTGCTTGGCAGTCTCCAGGTTCTATTGGCTTACCCCGAAGACGACTTCTTAGTGAACGCCAATCGCAAAGAATTAACTGATTCCCCTTTGTTTGAATATGGTGATGTCAGAAAGCCCACACCAACCAAGGGATTGTTGTACCCCAGGGACTCGGAGACCCGTGAAGTGCGGAGCTTGGATGGAATGTGGCAACTGGTTAGGAGTGACCCATTTGATCCCTTACAAGGAATCAGGGAGAAGTGGTTTATGGATGCCCTAAGAAAGACCGGAAGGGAGATTATTTCGATGCCAGTGCCGGCCTCCTATAACGACATCACCACGGATAACTTACGAGATCACGTTGGAACCGTATGGTATGAACGTACATTCTTTGTACCGCGCTCATGGAAGACTACGCAACGTACTTGGCTGCGATTCAGCAGCGTTCACTATGCGGCCGTGGTTTGGATCAACGGAAGGAACGCCACAAGTCACTCCATTGGTCACCTACCCTTTGAGTCAGAGATCTCGGGACTGCTCAGCTTTGGCGGCAATAACAGGATCACGGTGATGTGTGATAATCGTTTGAGCAACCGCACCATTCCTCAGGGTTCTGTTTACGAGGTGGCTACGGATGACGGCTCCGTGCCCGTCCAGAGTTACACTTTCGATTTTTTTAACTACGCGGGAATCCACAGGAGTGTGCACTTGTACACGACCCCTCTGCTGCACATAAGCGACTTGGAGGTTACCACCCAACTAACTAACGAAGGATTGGGCCGCATAGACTACCGCGTGTGGTTGGAAGCGAGTAAGGAGGGCCTCCAAATCCAGCCCACCCATCTTCGGGTGCAACTGAGGGACAAAGTTGGTCATGTGGCCGCCCAGCAGATCAACAAAGCGGTCTACCATGGTACTCTGCTGGTGCCCAATGCAACTCCCTGGTGGCCCTACCTAATGCATTCCGATCCCGGCTACCTGTACAATCTCCAATTCGAGCTGTTTGTGTCCAGCAACGAGAAGGAGTTGGAAGCTCTGCAGGATACCTACCGCCTCCCAGTGGGCATACGTAGTTTAAGTTGGGACAACGACACCCTGCTGCTGAATGGAAAACCCCTCTATCTGCGGGGTTTTGGACGGCACGAGGACTCCGAT ATCCGCGGAAAAGGATTGGATAATGCGCTTCTTGCTAGAGACTTTAATCTGCTGAAGTGGACTGGAGCCAATGCTTATCGCACCTCTCACTATCCCTATTCCGAAGAGTCTATGCAGTTTGCCGATCAGCATGGTATTATGATCATTGACGAATGCCCTGCTGTCAATATAGACATCTTCGAGCCTCAGCTACTGGAGAATCACATGTCCTCGCTGGAGCAACTGATCCACCGGGACAGAAACCATCCAAGTGTGATTGCATGGTCGGTAGCCAATGAGCCGAGATCGAACAAGAAGGGAGCCCTTAAATACTTTGA ATCCCTGGTAAACTATGTAAGAGGCATTGCGCACGGGCGACCTCTAACCGCGGCTATAAATGCCAACTCTTCCAGTTGCCATTTGGCGCAGTTTCTGGACATCGTGGGTTTCAATCGCTATAACTCTTGGTATCAGAACTCGGGCCGTACTGACATGATAATTAACCTGTTGACGATAGAGGCCCAGAGTTGGCGGGACAAGTTTGGAAAGCCTGTCATTCAATTTGAGTACGGCGGCGACACTATGGAGGGCATGCACTCA CTTCCCGCCTTTATTTGGTCGGAGGAATACCAGGTTGAGCTCTTCTCCCGCCATTTCAAGGCTTTCGACGAGCTACGTGGAAGAGGATGGTTTATTGGAGAGTTTGTTTGGAACTTCGCCGATTTTCGGACCGCGCAGA CTATTACCCGCGTGGGAGGCAACAAAAAGGGAGTCTTTACAAGGAACCGGCAACCCAAAGAAGTGGCTCACATCCTTAGGCGGCGGTACTTCGCATTAGCCAAGGAGCTGGATATGTTTGGGCTGCCTGAGGATCTCACTGTTTACATTTCCAAGCATATCCATAACGAGCTTTGA
- the LOC117142299 gene encoding JNK1/MAPK8-associated membrane protein → MYDALERCPGAYCGRSPLGNNSWSSCGVCPRGSRVNQSYACSPCRDELSTYSWLYLGFMTMLPLMMHCFFIDMDAKDRKFSRKQLILTASAFVEVAISAILATLLMEPMWELRLYACDVRKLTDWYTLFYNPSPNYEARVYCTQEAVYPLQTIVLVFYFLCLVNMFLIRPLVSKIMDVGGRSKAPIYSALYFLPLLTFIHALGCGLIYYSFPYLSVAISMVANAIHYSLKLDQTLKALVHSSVWELKNVVIIAVHWMLLAYGLTSLNYHYAFMCLVPFPTLFYILTVRFTDPAEFRELESRI, encoded by the exons ATGTACGACGCATTGGAACGCTGCCCAGGAGCCTACTGTGGGCGATCACCGCTAGGAAACAAcagctggagcagctgcgGGGTCTGTCCCCGAGGATCTCGG GTGAACCAAAGCTACGCCTGCTCTCCATGCCGCGACGAGTTAAGCACGTACTCCTGGCTATACCTGGGATTCATGACCATGCTGCCGCTTATGATGCACTGCTTTTTCATAGACATGGACGCCAAGGATCGCAA GTTTTCGCGGAAGCAGCTGATCTTGACGGCCAGCGCTTTCGTTGAGGTTGCCATATCTGCCATCCTCGCCACCTTGCTAATGGAGCCCATGTGGGAGCTGCGCCTCTACGCCTGTGATGTTCGAAAACTTACTGACTGGTACACATTGTTCTACAACCCCAGCCCCAATTATGAGGCACGAGTCTACTGCACCCAGGAGGCAGTTTACCCATT GCAAACCATCGTTCTGGTTTTCTACTTTCTGTGCCTGGTGAACATGTTTCTCATACGCCCGCTGGTTAGCAAAATTATGGATGTGGGGGGCAGAAGCAAGGCGCCCATTTACTCGGCTCTTTACTTCCTGCCCCTGCTCACCTTTATCCATGCGTTAGGATGTGGGTTGATCT aCTACTCCTTTCCCTACCTTAGCGTGGCCATATCCATGGTGGCCAATGCCATCCACTATTCGCTCAAACTGGATCAAACCCTAAAGGCATTGGTTCACTCGTCGGTGTGGGAGTTAAAAAACGTGGTCATCATAG CTGTGCACTGGATGTTGTTGGCCTACGGCCTCACCTCCCTGAATTACCACTATGCCTTTATGTGCTTGGTGCCCTTTCCCACACTGTTCTACATTTTGACCGTACGTTTCACGGATCCGGCCGAGTTCCGGGAGCTGGAGTCGAGAATTTGA
- the LOC117142298 gene encoding E3 ubiquitin-protein ligase HRD1 yields the protein MQLLLSSVCMALTSAVIGFAYYQKQQFYPAVVYITKSNASMGVIYIQFFVIVFMFGKLLSKIFLGTLRAAEFEHLLERFWYALTETCLAFTVFRDDFNPRFVALFTVLLFLKSFHWLVEERVDFMERSPVLGWLFHIRVGSLLTMLGILDYVLLIHAYNSTLVRGPTVQLVFGFEYAILLTVIASTAIKYVLHAAEMRTDTPWENKAVFLLYTELVIGLIKVVLYILFVVIMAKIYALPMFVFRPMFFTIRNFRRALNDVIMSRRAIRNMNTLYPDATPEELRQSDNICIICREDMVNHSKKLPCGHIFHTTCLRSWFQRQQTCPTCRLNILRTPTVNSTAMPRQADEAGAAAAGNPIPAAAGVQPAGGVPHPAPTALVDGNQARANGNVAGGQTLPPNFADLFGDASGLSNGLPNPAGLQIPPPPVMPMLSPFMIPPHFGYLPPLPPPLIPQDLTNFTDEELRAMEGHQRDHIVQRLKLLQNINLMLDSAGIMMSEYQSLAARLQLTAVTPDTAVNGSADSSVYDMPSTSATAMAKLEAHQVTPTAAASAASPTMPTEKVTIEDLGADADEDDIPSTATEAVSIPNSDADFEEHSSELGELRKRRLKFLEERNKSAATTERTTAE from the exons ATGCAGCTGCTCTTATCGTCCGTTTGCATGGCGCTGACCAGCGCGGTAATTGGATTTGCCTACTACCAAAAGCAGCAGTTCTATCCTGCGGTGGTCTACATCACCAAGTCTAACGCCTCCATGGGG GTCATATACATACAGTTCTTTGTGATTGTCTTCATGTTCGGCAAGCTGCTAAGCAAG ATATTCCTGGGCACGCTGCGTGCCGCAGAGTTTGAGCATCTGCTGGAGCGCTTTTGGTACGCCCTTACGGAGACCTGCTTGGCCTTTACCGTATTCCGGGATGACTTCAATCCGCGCTTTGTGGCCTTGTTCACGGTTCTTCTATTTCTCAAATCATTCCATTGGCTGGTAGAGGAGCGGGTGGACTTT ATGGAACGTTCTCCCGTACTCGGCTGGCTTTTTCACATTCGCGTGGGCAGTCTGCTCACAATGCTAGGCATCCTAGATTACGTTCTCTTGATCCATGCCTACAACTCCACTTTGGTGCGTGGTCCCACCGTGCAGTTGGTCTTTGGCTTTGAATACGCCATCCTTTTGACCGTAATCGCCAGCACGGCCATCAAGTACGTGCTTCACGCCGCGGAAATGCGCACGGACACGCCCTGGGAGAACAAGGCTGTGTTCCTGCTCTACACAGAGCTGGTCATTGGACTTATTAAGGTGGTGCTGTACATACTGTTTGTGGTGATCATGGCTAAGATATACGCGCTGCCCATGTTCGTATTCAGGCCTATGTTCTTTACCATACGCAACTTCCGTAGGGCCCTAAATGACGTGATAATGTCCCGGCGGGCCATTCGCAACATGAATACCCTGTATCCCGACGCCACGCCTGAGGAGCTGCGCCAGTCAGACAACATCTGCATTATCTGTCGCGAGGACATGGTCAATCACTCAAAAAAACTGCCCTGCGGACACATCTTCCACACTACATGCCTGCGCTCGTGGTTCCAGCGCCAGCAGACCTGTCCAACCTGCCGTTTGAACATCCTTCGAACTCCAACCGTGAACTCCACAGCGATGCCACGTCAAGCCGATGAGGCTGGGGCCGCAGCTGCTGGAAATCCCATTCCGGCTGCAGCAGGTGTTCAACCGGCTGGTGGTGTGCCTCATCCAGCTCCAACTGCCTTAGTGGACGGCAATCAGGCACGAGCAAACGGCAATGTAGCCGGAGGTCAAACCTTGCCGCCAAACTTTGCGGATCTCTTCGGCGATGCCA GCGGCTTGTCCAATGGATTGCCTAACCCGGCTGGTTTGCAGATCCCTCCTCCGCCAGTAATGCCCATGCTTTCGCCCTTTATGATACCACCCCACTTCGGCTACCTCCCGCccctgccgccgccgctgatTCCACAGGACCTGACCAATTTTACCGACGAAGAACTGCGGGCCATGGAGGGCCATCAACGTGATCATATTGTGCAGCGTCTAAAG TTGCTGCAAAACATAAACCTAATGCTGGATTCCGCGGGGATAATGATGTCTGAGTACCAAAGTCTGGCTGCGCGCTTGCAGCTCACTGCGGTGACGCCAGACACCGCAGTCAACGGATCTGCTGATTCTAGCGTCTACGACATGCCCAGTACCTCGGCCACGGCCATGGCTAAGTTGGAGGCTCACCAGGTTACCcccacagcagcagccagcgCAGCGTCTCCGACGATGCCTACAGAGAAGGTAACCATTGAGGATTTGGGAGCGGACGCAGACGAGGATGATATACCATCGACAGCCACAGAGGCAGTTAGCATTCCCAACTCCGATGCCGACTTTGAGGAGCACTCCTCGGAGCTGGGCGAACTAAGGAAGCGCCGTTTGAAGTTCCTTGAAGAGCGGAACAAGTCTGCAGCCACTACTGAACGCACGACAGCGGAATAG